In the genome of Pseudomonas sp. B33.4, the window CCTTGTCGGCCACACCTTTGGAGTGCAGGAACGAACGCAGGATCTTGTTGGTGGTGCGCGGGTAAACGTAGTCGGTGCCGAGCAGGAAGTAGCGCTTGGCGCTGCCGCCTTCTTCGCTCATCAGATATTCAACGGCAGGAATCGCTTGCTGGTTCGGCGCAGCGCCGGTGTAGAACACGTTCGGCGACATCTCTTCACCTTCGTATTGCACCGGGTAGAACAGCAGACCGTTGAGCTCTTCGAACACCGGCAACACCGATTTACGCGACACCGATGTCCAGCAGCCGAACACCACGGCAACCTTGTCCTGGGTCAGCAACTGTCGGCCCTTTTCGGCGAACAGCGGCCAGTTCGACGCCGGGTCAACCACCACCGGTTCAAGCATCTTGCCGTTCACACCGCCCTTGGCGTTGATCTCGTCGATGGTCATCAGCGCCATGTCTTTGAGCGACGTTTCGGAGATCGCCATGGTGCCGGACAACGAATGCAGAATCCCGACCTTGATGGTCTCGGCGGCCTGGACAGTCCAGGTCATGCCCATCGCGGCAATGGATGCCGTGAGTGTGAAAGCCTTGATCAAACTGCGACGCTTCATTGTGCGATCTCCGTGAACGTTTGAAGTTTTTTTGGTTGGCAGATGCGGACGACTGAAGGTGTGTTTTGCAAGGGCTGTGCCCGGTCGGGTTTTGGCAAGAAAATGTCGTGTTAGAGCGGTTGACTGCATGGCGCATGCACCACGAAGGAACGTCCATGGCGCGTTGGTGCAGGCCGCCGCGCCAGATTGGGGCGCAAAAAAATCCCGTGCAGGCGACCCTGCACGGGATTGGCGTTGAAGAAGATCGAGTGCGGGTTCAGGAAGAAGTCGAGGCAGACCCGGTTGGTCGGTTCATCCGCGCCAGCAGCAATCGATCCAGCAACCACACCACCACCAGCGAAGCCCCCACCAGCGGAAACACCACCGCCAGCGCCAACATGATCACCACCCCGGTTTTCCACTTCGGCAAATCATGACGCAGCGGCGGCACACCCAATTTGCCTTGTGGCCGACGCTTCCACCAGATCACCACGCCGCTTACGGCGCTGAGCAGAATCATCAGGCAGATCAGCAGGACGACAATCTGGTTGAAGGTGCCGAACATCTTGCCTTCGTGGAGCATCACGCCGATTTCCGTGGCGCGGGCAACGCTGCCGTATTGCTCGAAACGCACATCGGCGAGCACTTTGCCGGTGTACTGATCGACGTGCAGGGTGGCGTCGTTGCGCGGGTCATCGGCGAACACGGCGATGGTGAACACGCCGGTGGCGGTGGTCGGCAGGGTGATGCTGTAACCCGGCTCGACCTTGCGCTGAGTGGCGATGTTCTGCACGTCTTGCAGGCTGATCCCAGGTGCCGCCGGGCCCGCATTGGCGCTGCCGTGGGCCATGTGTTCGGCGTGGTCGCCGGACATTGGCATCGGTGTGTTTTCCATCGCCCAGGGCACGGTCTGACGCGTGGCGCTGTTGAGGCTGCGCGCCTCGACGTCGGAGGTCGGTACGTTGTCCCACATCGCCGCCGGGAACACGTTCCACACTTGCGCATATTGCTTGCCCCAGAAGCCGGTCCAGGTCATGCCGCTGAGCAACATCACCAGCAACAGTGTTGCGCCCCAGAACCCGGTGACCGCGTGCATATCACGCCACAACACGCGGCCGCGACTGTTCAGACGCGGCCACAGAATGCCCGCTGCCTGACCGCGCGGCCACCACAGGAACAGGCCGGACACCACCAGCACCACACCCCAACCGGCAGCCATTTCGATGAGGCGGTCACCAATGGTGCCGATCATCAATTCGCCGTGAATGGCGCGGGCGATGGCTT includes:
- a CDS encoding PepSY domain-containing protein; this encodes MKQPKPNFYNLAWRWHFYAGLFVAPFMVMLALTGIIYLFKPQLDSLMYSSLLNVPAGHHTVPADDLLQRVKSAYPQGQVSQYLPPVNAERSAQFVVKNAGQELNVFVDPYHGDILGEQDAKQNLQAIARAIHGELMIGTIGDRLIEMAAGWGVVLVVSGLFLWWPRGQAAGILWPRLNSRGRVLWRDMHAVTGFWGATLLLVMLLSGMTWTGFWGKQYAQVWNVFPAAMWDNVPTSDVEARSLNSATRQTVPWAMENTPMPMSGDHAEHMAHGSANAGPAAPGISLQDVQNIATQRKVEPGYSITLPTTATGVFTIAVFADDPRNDATLHVDQYTGKVLADVRFEQYGSVARATEIGVMLHEGKMFGTFNQIVVLLICLMILLSAVSGVVIWWKRRPQGKLGVPPLRHDLPKWKTGVVIMLALAVVFPLVGASLVVVWLLDRLLLARMNRPTGSASTSS